The nucleotide window GTGATCTCCAAACTCGACCTCTTGGGACGGTCCCAGGTGGAGGTGATCAATCGCCTTGCTGACATGCAGGAGCAGGGAATCCACATCAGGACCCTCGATGGACTGATCAACACCAGAGGACTTGAACGACTCGCTCCTTTGGTGATTGGTCTGCTGACGGGTCTTGCTGAGGTGGAGAGGTCCTTGATTCAGGAACGCACCAAAGAGTCTGTTGAACACCGCAGGAGGACGGGTGGAAACCTTGGCGGGAGACCGAGGACCTCAGAGAAGAAAGAACGCCTTGTGCTGCGTTTGAGGAGTTAGGGGGACTCCTACAGGACCATTTGTGATCAGACGTGTGTCTCTGTCTCCACGATTCAACGGATCCTCCAGAACCAGGAGATTGCATCATGATCAATATCGACATCCAGTACCAGGATTAGTTCGGGAGATGGAGACACCTCCAGTCCAAATACAACGAAGGTGATGCGTACCGCACTGCTGCAAACCGTGCTCGATCCGAAGGGAAACGCCATCGACTGGCGTACTAAGACGGAAACCTTCTGGATGTGATTGAGCCTTGACAGAAAAATGCAACGTTTAATCCATAAAGAGTGTATAGGGATCTTATTTGTCGAAGTCAGTTTAAAATACTGCCGCCTTCAATGCCTCTTGCTACCTTGTCCTGTAAATATATAAAACCGTTTGACTTGCAAATTATATGCATTTAATCGCTAAATACAAGACAAAAATAATTAGACCCTCTGCAAAGATGGAG belongs to Synechococcus sp. WH 7805 and includes:
- a CDS encoding recombinase family protein; this translates as MESTALGADARCPSVPKLLGCQDAKNCRHNSCFDHAWINRVRPLFQHLQDTAAQTDELESAGCVAGFAEKVSSRAPLEKRHQLRACLETHQNGDELVISKLDLLGRSQVEVINRLADMQEQGIHIRTLDGLINTRGLERLAPLVIGLLTGLAEVERSLIQERTKESVEHRRRTGGNLGGRPRTSEKKERLVLRLRS